A window of Chitinivibrio alkaliphilus ACht1 contains these coding sequences:
- a CDS encoding transposase codes for MIKDNSNTLTKTELSVLSLDEIARVGAQELLRQALEAEISVYLEKLSGKKRDDGTAGIVRNGYHRSRKVTVGSGTIDVAVPRTRNRSGGRETSPVQLYPSICAAVSKLMRQSLSLSQGDLHGQHGRGAYTAVGE; via the coding sequence TAAAAGATAATTCAAACACTTTGACAAAAACAGAACTTTCCGTACTTTCCCTGGATGAAATAGCCCGTGTTGGAGCACAGGAGCTTTTACGGCAGGCTCTTGAAGCCGAAATATCCGTCTATCTTGAGAAGCTGTCAGGCAAGAAGAGAGACGATGGAACAGCGGGAATCGTTCGCAATGGATATCATCGATCCCGCAAGGTCACCGTTGGTAGTGGTACGATTGATGTTGCGGTCCCTCGCACCCGAAACCGCAGTGGTGGCCGTGAAACTTCACCAGTGCAATTGTACCCAAGTATATGCGCCGCAGTCTCAAAATTAATGAGGCAATCCCTCTCTCTATCTCAAGGCGATCTCCACGGGCAACATGGAAGAGGCGCTTATACCGCTGTTGGGGAATGA